Proteins from a single region of Mucilaginibacter daejeonensis:
- a CDS encoding TonB-dependent receptor yields the protein MKKLLLTLLLGSINMLGYCQALFSCSGIIIGPDGRPLSHVTVSLTQKADQAVKKQIVTDTAGSFTFTGIHSGNYTIQASLLGYRPVLRLLALTTKSERLIMTLEPSPVQLAEVSIKERKKLVTVKGDKIIYDVTTLPGINSDNALEILRKLPGVWVENDQIIRVNGSDAITILLDGKQQTMQLAQVLNLLKSMPASALDKVELTNGGSAKYDAAGGSVLNVVLKKRLTDGYQVTLTNGITLDRYVSHQHSLFGGWVESGFNGNVSLNYTNNSSYFSESGQKLYGPAQLPLTLVNYQRDNRSRVHTPSIYTTLAYDLNRKNALSFSMISNWNNSKGNLNDSGRYHGANNFDLLYNSAAKNRENITSLTLNYRYKADTNGTVLDVSYGYRTGYSDQMQFYNNRLTDVQGNSITPPTIRASIPLQGHQQILSADYEVPYHHAALEAGLKFTNGDVTNKVSYDSLITTSITRRDMGRSDDLRYTERIQAGYLRYILKMAPWSFSAGVRMERTWTESAFLGKKSSVKQTYLNYLPNLAISWHKENISSTLKLTSGLSRPDYKYLNPYVLYINEFKNRTGNPHLQPSKRYTLSVDNSFWDFLSASLGYNRVNGQVFLVNRQVENTLNSLERPENAVNLNDYYSSVSLNYSMLSIRLQGQLNLYGEMYKYEHGSASSDRLDQHKMNKYCSVSFSNDYKISKKFNLETSVFYRSAMELYQTRQAKRWQADVGLDYTMVPSKCFVALKWYDLFNTYRYHNGLFYEGYSASYTNKPNTSRIRLTLVYKLNRGQKVTNTPKETLPDDLNRYK from the coding sequence ATGAAAAAATTACTACTTACGCTACTACTTGGCTCAATAAACATGCTTGGTTACTGTCAAGCCCTCTTTTCCTGTTCCGGTATTATCATTGGTCCCGACGGGCGGCCATTGTCACATGTTACGGTGAGTTTAACTCAGAAAGCAGATCAGGCTGTTAAAAAACAAATAGTTACGGACACGGCAGGTTCATTTACATTTACCGGCATTCATTCAGGAAACTATACCATCCAAGCATCACTGTTAGGCTACCGCCCGGTCCTTCGCTTATTAGCATTAACCACAAAAAGTGAAAGGTTGATAATGACGCTGGAGCCATCACCTGTTCAACTGGCTGAAGTCTCTATCAAGGAGCGTAAAAAGCTGGTCACGGTGAAAGGTGATAAGATCATTTATGATGTTACCACGCTGCCCGGTATCAACAGCGATAATGCATTGGAAATACTTAGAAAGTTACCCGGCGTTTGGGTAGAAAATGATCAGATTATTCGGGTGAACGGGTCGGATGCCATTACCATCTTGCTCGATGGTAAACAGCAGACGATGCAATTAGCACAGGTATTGAACCTGCTGAAGTCAATGCCGGCAAGCGCACTGGACAAAGTGGAGCTGACCAATGGAGGTTCTGCAAAGTATGATGCTGCGGGGGGCAGCGTATTGAATGTGGTGTTAAAGAAAAGGTTGACCGACGGTTACCAGGTAACGCTGACCAACGGCATCACCCTAGACAGGTATGTAAGCCATCAGCACAGCTTATTTGGAGGCTGGGTTGAAAGTGGGTTCAATGGTAATGTATCTTTGAACTACACTAACAACAGCAGTTACTTTAGTGAAAGCGGCCAGAAATTGTATGGACCTGCACAGTTGCCTTTGACGCTGGTCAACTATCAGCGGGACAATCGATCCAGAGTTCACACGCCAAGCATTTACACGACCTTAGCTTATGATCTTAACCGCAAAAATGCGTTGAGTTTCAGTATGATCTCTAACTGGAATAATTCCAAGGGAAATCTTAACGACAGCGGCCGCTATCATGGGGCTAACAACTTTGATCTGCTCTACAACAGTGCTGCAAAGAACCGGGAGAATATAACATCACTGACCTTAAATTACCGGTACAAAGCCGATACCAATGGAACGGTACTTGATGTTAGTTATGGTTACCGGACGGGGTACAGCGACCAAATGCAATTCTATAACAACAGACTGACGGATGTACAGGGTAACAGCATTACGCCGCCTACGATAAGGGCCAGCATTCCCCTGCAAGGCCATCAGCAAATACTGAGCGCGGATTACGAGGTTCCGTACCATCACGCGGCATTGGAAGCAGGCCTGAAATTTACAAATGGAGACGTTACGAATAAAGTGAGCTATGACAGCCTGATAACAACCAGCATAACCAGGCGTGATATGGGCCGCTCAGATGATCTGCGATATACGGAGCGCATCCAAGCTGGCTACCTCCGTTATATTCTTAAGATGGCACCATGGTCATTTAGTGCGGGCGTACGCATGGAGCGTACCTGGACGGAAAGCGCGTTCTTGGGTAAAAAGAGTAGCGTGAAACAAACCTACTTGAACTATTTGCCTAACCTGGCTATAAGCTGGCATAAAGAAAATATCTCCAGCACCTTAAAACTAACGTCCGGATTGTCACGGCCAGATTATAAATATCTTAACCCTTACGTACTTTATATCAACGAATTTAAGAACCGGACCGGGAATCCTCATTTGCAGCCATCTAAAAGATACACCCTTTCAGTAGATAACTCCTTTTGGGACTTTTTGAGTGCTTCGCTGGGCTATAATCGTGTTAATGGTCAGGTATTCCTGGTGAACCGTCAGGTAGAGAACACACTTAACTCGCTCGAACGCCCTGAGAATGCCGTTAATCTGAATGACTACTATTCGAGTGTATCGTTGAACTATTCAATGCTGAGCATCAGGCTACAGGGGCAATTGAATCTTTATGGCGAGATGTACAAGTATGAACACGGATCAGCCTCTTCTGATCGATTAGATCAACATAAGATGAACAAATATTGTAGCGTATCATTCAGTAACGATTATAAGATCTCAAAAAAGTTCAACCTGGAGACCTCAGTATTTTACCGGTCCGCAATGGAGCTTTACCAAACGAGGCAAGCCAAACGCTGGCAAGCGGACGTGGGTCTAGACTATACAATGGTGCCCTCCAAGTGCTTCGTAGCGCTAAAATGGTATGACCTGTTCAATACTTACCGGTACCATAATGGCCTCTTTTATGAAGGTTATTCCGCTTCTTACACTAACAAGCCCAATACCAGCCGGATCAGGCTTACGCTCGTCTACAAGTTGAACAGAGGACAGAAGGTGACCAACACGCCTAAAGAGACCTTGCCAGATGATCTAAATAGGTATAAGTGA
- a CDS encoding LytR/AlgR family response regulator transcription factor has product MIRCLAVDDQSYATKIIMDHIAKVPFLEAAGHTTNAIEALSRVQQGDIDLVFLDIQMPDLTGIQFLKLCTGKCKVILTTAYPEYALEGFEQDVVDYLLKPIPFERFLKAAHKAQFLINAAKAKGSDNTMSSIPGPTQQGYCFVKSDSKSKFIRIDHNDILYLEGMRNYVSLMTHDRRIMIYRTLRDFESELPQPPFYRIHRSYIISLDKVRLVNGNTVYIGDQTIPIGETYLTSFLNIIQPKL; this is encoded by the coding sequence ATGATCCGCTGCCTTGCCGTCGATGACCAGTCCTATGCTACAAAGATCATTATGGACCATATCGCCAAAGTGCCCTTCCTTGAGGCGGCAGGTCATACGACCAATGCCATAGAAGCTCTAAGCCGGGTACAGCAGGGAGATATTGACCTGGTATTTTTGGATATACAGATGCCTGACCTTACCGGCATACAATTTTTGAAATTGTGTACTGGCAAATGCAAAGTGATACTTACAACGGCCTATCCGGAATATGCATTGGAAGGTTTTGAACAAGACGTGGTGGATTATTTGCTAAAACCTATTCCATTCGAACGTTTTCTGAAAGCTGCCCATAAAGCGCAATTCCTGATCAATGCCGCAAAAGCAAAGGGTAGTGACAACACCATGAGTTCAATACCCGGCCCAACGCAGCAAGGATATTGTTTTGTTAAAAGTGATAGTAAAAGTAAATTCATCAGGATCGATCATAACGATATCTTATATCTGGAAGGTATGAGAAACTACGTATCTTTGATGACACATGACCGGCGTATCATGATCTACCGCACTTTGAGGGACTTTGAGTCTGAACTTCCGCAGCCGCCATTTTACCGGATCCACAGATCCTATATTATCTCATTAGACAAAGTTAGACTTGTCAACGGGAACACCGTCTACATTGGTGATCAGACGATTCCCATTGGAGAAACTTATCTTACTTCTTTTCTAAATATCATTCAGCCCAAGTTGTAG
- a CDS encoding efflux RND transporter periplasmic adaptor subunit produces MTEKKAAADKFETGTVSEKALSSYVRLPGQLKPFNEVNIFAKINSFVKQMKVDRGSLVKKGQLMAVLEAPEMLSQVQSANARFLQAQESANASREKYRRLKEAAKEEGAVSPLDLDNALSKMKADEAVVLSERSNAASMRDIQAYLNIRAPFDGMIVQRNVSSGALVGPGKSTDQPMLVLQDTRKLRLEVMIPEAYVDKVDLKQKVSFVFNALPDKDNKAFISRSANALGNQRSEAIEVDVPNADQRLKPGMYGEVKIPLVLGAKTLTVPNNAIVRSTEREYVIKIKEGKAVFADVKEGVIGDDHTEVFGNIKAGEKILLRASDEIKEGQSL; encoded by the coding sequence ATGACCGAGAAAAAGGCTGCTGCCGATAAGTTTGAAACCGGTACAGTTTCTGAAAAGGCGCTATCGAGTTATGTGCGCTTACCGGGGCAATTAAAACCATTTAACGAAGTAAATATATTTGCCAAAATAAACAGCTTTGTTAAGCAAATGAAGGTCGATCGCGGCTCTTTGGTGAAAAAAGGTCAACTAATGGCTGTACTTGAAGCTCCTGAGATGCTGTCGCAAGTGCAATCGGCTAATGCCCGTTTTTTGCAGGCGCAGGAATCGGCCAATGCAAGCCGCGAAAAATACCGCCGTTTAAAGGAAGCGGCCAAAGAAGAAGGAGCGGTATCACCGCTAGATTTGGATAACGCACTTTCGAAAATGAAGGCCGATGAGGCTGTGGTATTGTCAGAGCGGTCAAATGCGGCATCCATGCGTGATATACAGGCGTACTTAAATATTCGTGCGCCGTTCGATGGTATGATCGTACAGCGTAACGTATCATCAGGAGCCTTGGTGGGGCCGGGCAAATCAACTGACCAGCCTATGCTGGTGTTACAGGATACGCGTAAGCTAAGGTTGGAGGTAATGATACCCGAAGCCTATGTAGATAAGGTGGACCTAAAACAAAAAGTATCTTTTGTGTTTAATGCCCTGCCCGATAAAGATAATAAGGCATTTATCAGCCGCTCGGCAAATGCTTTGGGTAACCAGCGTTCAGAGGCAATTGAAGTTGACGTTCCCAACGCCGATCAGCGTTTAAAACCAGGTATGTATGGGGAAGTTAAAATACCGCTTGTGCTAGGCGCAAAAACTTTGACTGTACCTAATAATGCCATAGTACGTTCAACCGAACGTGAGTACGTTATTAAGATCAAAGAAGGTAAAGCCGTGTTTGCCGATGTTAAAGAGGGTGTGATTGGAGACGATCATACCGAAGTGTTCGGTAACATTAAAGCGGGAGAAAAAATTTTGTTACGCGCCAGTGATGAGATCAAAGAAGGGCAAAGTTTATAA
- a CDS encoding sensor histidine kinase: MRKKERWYLLAGWLLYLVFLTIAELLNLTHNKASLLSFSFYLSCLACFSLSYTIAFPLAAGKHRMIKLVTGLLLSVAIFVICRYLLEEVLFNYLFGIRNYNVRTSWLRYFVDNVFYASLVTTVSAAMYSGFHTLHQEQENKTLREEKMKAELSFLKSQINPHFLYNTLNYFYSLAYPVSEQLGHAVIQLSHLMRYMLTDASGSDVPLQKEIEYIENYITLYRMLFEERFFVKLQVEGKVDLGQIVPLILIGFVENAFKHGVVNDPNHPVIITLKIKDGQLLFRVINQISTAQKDHSTGIGLSNIKRRLDLIYPNARHQLDIKTSQQFFEVNLSILL; this comes from the coding sequence ATGAGGAAAAAAGAGCGCTGGTACTTATTAGCCGGATGGCTATTATACTTAGTCTTTCTGACCATAGCGGAGTTATTGAACCTTACCCACAACAAAGCTTCATTGCTCAGCTTCTCTTTTTATCTGTCCTGCTTAGCCTGCTTCAGTTTATCTTATACGATCGCTTTTCCTTTAGCTGCGGGCAAGCACAGGATGATCAAATTGGTGACCGGGTTATTGCTCAGTGTTGCGATCTTTGTGATCTGCCGGTACCTGTTAGAGGAAGTACTCTTCAATTACCTATTTGGCATCCGTAATTACAACGTTAGAACATCCTGGTTGCGTTACTTCGTTGATAATGTATTTTACGCTTCGCTGGTCACCACGGTCAGCGCTGCTATGTACAGCGGATTCCATACGCTCCATCAGGAACAGGAGAACAAAACACTGCGGGAAGAAAAGATGAAAGCGGAACTGTCCTTTCTAAAAAGCCAGATCAATCCGCATTTTTTGTATAATACGCTTAACTATTTCTACTCGCTGGCTTACCCTGTATCTGAGCAACTGGGTCACGCGGTCATTCAGCTTTCTCATTTGATGCGTTATATGCTGACCGATGCTTCAGGCAGCGATGTGCCTTTACAGAAAGAGATCGAATACATTGAAAACTACATCACTTTATACCGAATGCTGTTTGAAGAACGCTTCTTTGTAAAGCTTCAAGTAGAAGGCAAGGTTGACCTGGGACAGATCGTGCCCTTGATACTGATCGGATTTGTGGAGAACGCGTTTAAACATGGCGTTGTAAACGATCCTAACCACCCTGTGATTATCACTCTTAAGATTAAGGACGGCCAGCTACTATTTCGAGTCATTAATCAGATCAGTACCGCTCAAAAAGACCATTCTACCGGAATTGGACTTAGTAATATCAAGCGACGGTTAGACCTGATCTACCCTAATGCACGCCATCAGCTTGACATCAAAACCAGTCAGCAGTTCTTCGAGGTCAACCTGAGTATTTTACTTTGA
- a CDS encoding efflux RND transporter permease subunit, with translation MSMVTSALKRPVTTVIITISLLLFSVLSAIKIPIDIFPQLNMPTMYVIESYGGMSPQQMEGFFSTRLQDQFLYVNGIKSITAKNIQGLTLLKLMFYEGTDMGEASAQVALQVNRSMKFFPPGALPPQVLRFDASSLPVGQLVMSSKTRSLKDIYDLATTRVRPTFSSVPGLSAPPPFGANSRSVIINVDPTKMRSYSLTPDEVVASLAKYNVMSPSGNLRMNNTMYVTTMNSLIEQVEDFGNIPVISKNGSPVFIKDVARVSDGADVTVSYALINGKRSVYIPAVKTADASTWAVVQALKAKIPDMQSLLPDDVKVSYEFDQSVFVINAVESLLTEGGLGAILTGLMVLLFLRDWRSSLIVVITIPVSIIIGVMVLGFFGQTINIMTLSGLALAIGILVDQATVTIENIHQHLEMGKSKKLAIYDACEEIAFPLLLILLCILAVFAPSFMMQGVPRAMFLPLSLSIGLTMIVSYIIAQTLVPILSNWMIKAEQYQHYQHEEVHAHAGEALDNEERQQVKRHLHEEKSHPEQNDLFERIKLRFMNFLQRWIPARKPIVIAYLIGVLALALGGFFIIGKDMMPKLNNGQFQIRIKEPDGTRLERTEVKLKQVLQIIDSTSNHHVAISSGYVGLIPSSYGVSNLYVFNTGTHEAILQVNLDAEYKVNMDDFKEALRKNIAYAMPELRISFEPIDMTEKIMSQGAATPIEVTVAGKDMAQIEAFSNKLVNKLKKIDYLRDVQIAQPLKFPVVKITLDRLKLAQMGLSVSEIARSVTASTSSSRFSEKNQWLDEKASNTYQVQVQIPEYVMNNMDEIREIPLVKGQSTPVLGDVAQFKTVYVPGEYDRMGPRRYLTVSANIHHKDLGTATAAVQQAVDELGTPPKGIVTQVQGMSGLLTETLSSLQNGLLFAILVIFLLLAANYQSIKLSLTVLSTVPAVVLGSIAALLLTGSTLNLQSYMGMIMSVGVSVANAILIVTNAEKLRLDHRDAIKASVTSASVRLRPILMTSLAMIAGMIPMASGMGEAGEQSAPLGRAVIGGLFASTIAALFILPLVFAWVQNRSTYQSPSLMPDNESLVPTDETLQLNQ, from the coding sequence ATGTCAATGGTTACATCAGCGCTAAAAAGGCCGGTTACAACAGTAATTATCACCATAAGCCTTTTACTGTTTTCGGTACTCAGCGCTATTAAAATACCGATAGATATTTTTCCGCAATTAAACATGCCTACCATGTACGTGATCGAATCGTACGGGGGCATGTCGCCGCAGCAAATGGAGGGCTTTTTTTCAACTCGTTTACAAGATCAGTTTTTGTACGTAAACGGAATTAAAAGCATCACCGCAAAAAACATACAGGGCTTAACTCTGCTCAAGCTCATGTTTTACGAAGGCACCGACATGGGCGAAGCCTCGGCACAGGTAGCCTTGCAGGTAAACCGCTCCATGAAGTTCTTCCCGCCCGGTGCGTTGCCACCACAGGTATTGCGTTTTGATGCATCATCATTGCCGGTGGGGCAGCTGGTTATGTCGTCAAAAACACGCAGCCTTAAAGATATTTATGATCTGGCGACCACCCGTGTGAGGCCGACCTTCTCGTCTGTTCCTGGGCTCTCGGCACCGCCGCCGTTCGGGGCAAATTCACGTTCGGTAATTATCAACGTTGATCCTACAAAAATGCGCAGCTACAGTCTTACACCCGATGAAGTGGTTGCCTCGTTGGCCAAGTACAACGTAATGTCGCCTTCGGGTAACCTGCGTATGAACAATACCATGTACGTTACTACCATGAATTCGCTCATTGAACAGGTGGAAGATTTTGGTAACATACCGGTGATCAGTAAGAACGGGTCGCCCGTGTTTATTAAAGACGTGGCGCGGGTAAGCGATGGTGCCGATGTTACGGTAAGTTATGCACTGATCAACGGAAAACGCTCAGTATATATTCCTGCTGTTAAAACGGCCGACGCGTCTACCTGGGCAGTAGTACAAGCCTTGAAAGCTAAAATACCCGACATGCAAAGTTTACTGCCTGATGATGTTAAGGTATCATATGAATTTGACCAATCAGTATTTGTTATAAACGCAGTTGAGAGTTTGCTTACTGAGGGCGGCCTGGGAGCCATACTTACCGGCTTAATGGTATTGCTCTTTTTGCGCGATTGGCGCAGCAGTTTAATTGTAGTGATCACCATTCCGGTATCTATCATTATTGGTGTGATGGTGCTTGGCTTTTTTGGACAAACCATCAACATTATGACCCTGAGCGGATTGGCGCTGGCAATTGGTATTCTTGTAGATCAGGCTACGGTAACTATTGAGAACATACACCAGCACCTTGAAATGGGCAAATCAAAAAAGCTTGCTATTTATGATGCCTGTGAGGAAATTGCCTTTCCGTTGCTGCTTATTTTGCTCTGTATACTGGCTGTATTTGCACCGTCATTTATGATGCAGGGCGTGCCCCGTGCTATGTTCCTGCCGCTATCGTTATCCATAGGTTTAACCATGATCGTGTCGTACATTATTGCACAAACGCTGGTGCCAATTTTAAGTAACTGGATGATCAAGGCCGAACAATACCAGCATTATCAACATGAAGAAGTACATGCCCATGCTGGCGAAGCGCTTGACAATGAAGAAAGGCAGCAGGTTAAGCGACACCTGCATGAAGAGAAGAGTCACCCTGAGCAAAATGACCTGTTTGAGCGCATAAAACTGCGCTTCATGAATTTTCTACAGCGCTGGATACCTGCCAGAAAACCTATTGTGATTGCTTACCTTATTGGAGTGCTGGCGCTTGCTTTAGGCGGCTTTTTTATTATTGGTAAAGATATGATGCCCAAACTCAATAACGGGCAGTTTCAAATTCGTATCAAAGAGCCCGATGGTACCCGTTTGGAGCGAACAGAGGTCAAGCTTAAGCAAGTGCTGCAGATTATTGACAGTACATCAAATCATCATGTGGCGATAAGCTCAGGCTATGTTGGTCTTATTCCCAGCAGTTATGGTGTGAGTAACTTGTATGTGTTTAACACAGGTACGCATGAAGCCATACTGCAAGTTAACCTGGATGCGGAGTACAAAGTAAACATGGACGATTTTAAGGAAGCGCTGCGCAAAAACATTGCCTACGCCATGCCGGAGCTGAGGATATCCTTTGAACCTATTGACATGACCGAAAAGATCATGAGCCAAGGCGCCGCAACTCCTATTGAGGTCACCGTTGCAGGTAAAGACATGGCTCAAATTGAGGCGTTCAGCAATAAGTTGGTAAACAAGCTCAAAAAAATTGATTACCTGCGAGACGTGCAGATTGCCCAGCCTCTAAAGTTTCCGGTAGTGAAAATTACGCTTGACAGGCTAAAGTTAGCACAGATGGGTTTGAGCGTTAGCGAAATAGCACGCTCGGTCACGGCAAGTACATCATCAAGCCGTTTCTCCGAAAAAAACCAGTGGTTGGATGAAAAGGCTTCCAATACGTACCAGGTGCAGGTGCAGATACCTGAATACGTAATGAATAACATGGACGAAATACGTGAAATACCCCTAGTAAAAGGGCAAAGCACGCCGGTATTGGGCGATGTTGCTCAATTTAAGACCGTGTATGTACCGGGCGAATATGACCGAATGGGGCCACGCCGGTATTTAACGGTAAGTGCGAACATTCACCACAAAGATCTGGGCACGGCTACCGCTGCCGTTCAACAGGCAGTTGATGAGTTGGGTACGCCACCTAAAGGTATTGTAACCCAGGTTCAGGGCATGTCGGGGTTGTTAACGGAAACACTCTCCAGCTTGCAAAACGGGTTGTTGTTCGCCATTCTGGTGATCTTCCTTTTACTTGCTGCCAACTACCAATCTATTAAATTATCGCTAACGGTATTGTCAACCGTGCCTGCAGTAGTGCTCGGGTCTATAGCGGCATTGTTGCTTACCGGCTCAACCCTCAATTTGCAAAGCTATATGGGTATGATTATGTCGGTAGGGGTCTCGGTAGCTAACGCCATTCTTATTGTGACCAATGCCGAAAAGCTTCGCCTTGATCACCGCGATGCGATCAAAGCCAGCGTTACCAGTGCTTCGGTACGTTTACGCCCTATTTTAATGACCAGTTTGGCCATGATAGCCGGTATGATACCGATGGCATCGGGCATGGGCGAGGCCGGCGAACAAAGTGCACCGCTTGGCCGTGCGGTTATCGGTGGTTTATTTGCATCAACCATTGCTGCCCTGTTCATACTGCCGCTGGTGTTTGCGTGGGTACAAAATAGATCAACCTACCAGTCACCATCATTAATGCCCGATAATGAATCATTAGTTCCAACTGACGAAACCTTGCAATTAAATCAATAA
- a CDS encoding zinc-binding dehydrogenase produces MRYLRHVSVVWPPRFPHVPGIDAAGEVIRSKTDSFKPGEKVLVTGFDLGMNTWGGFGGYISIPADWALPLPANMTEKEAMIFGTAGLAAGLSVQQLLLSGVQPDAGKVLVSGASVGVGSIAVAILDKMGYRVTAITGRPDPDHLMIILGAAELMNRNDFTSTFAAEPLAAAKYAGGIDCVGGEVLSGMLKSTMYGGAVTTCGMVALSELKFHRVVSYRSYIKGSYQGIQDRCIIPAKPGYGRYGNGCGLCCG; encoded by the coding sequence ATGCGCTATCTGCGTCATGTAAGCGTGGTGTGGCCCCCCCGGTTCCCGCATGTGCCGGGTATAGACGCAGCGGGTGAGGTCATTCGTTCAAAAACAGATTCATTTAAGCCTGGAGAAAAGGTCTTGGTCACAGGATTCGATCTGGGTATGAACACATGGGGTGGTTTCGGTGGTTACATCTCCATACCCGCGGACTGGGCATTGCCATTACCGGCGAACATGACGGAGAAAGAAGCGATGATCTTTGGTACCGCAGGTTTAGCCGCTGGACTTTCCGTACAACAACTGCTTCTTTCAGGTGTACAGCCAGATGCCGGAAAGGTATTGGTTAGCGGTGCGAGCGTTGGCGTTGGCAGCATTGCAGTGGCTATTCTTGATAAGATGGGGTACCGGGTGACAGCAATAACCGGGAGACCGGACCCGGACCATTTAATGATAATTTTAGGCGCTGCGGAACTGATGAACAGGAATGACTTCACGTCTACCTTCGCTGCCGAGCCTTTAGCTGCAGCAAAATACGCGGGCGGTATTGATTGCGTTGGCGGTGAAGTGCTGTCAGGTATGCTCAAGTCCACTATGTATGGCGGAGCCGTAACGACCTGCGGCATGGTTGCTTTGTCGGAATTAAAATTTCACAGGGTCGTTTCCTATCGATCATATATCAAGGGAAGCTACCAGGGCATTCAGGATCGATGCATCATACCAGCGAAACCAGGTTACGGGCGGTACGGGAACGGATGCGGACTATGCTGCGGATAA
- a CDS encoding DinB family protein has protein sequence MRTELLLQQTTDAYTWTNRLLESLPIEKWEISPPVIGSNALWQAGHLLVSFYYHSILVIRGHQQTILQSIPLKLYGQLFTQDAPATAVGQVNPYQLAEDLKKMQEHSLTIIKTINEEELLTELEPTGFVHPVANNKLGALDWNIKHTLWHCGQLALIKRVIDARYQFDLQLK, from the coding sequence ATGAGAACTGAACTCCTTTTACAACAAACCACAGATGCCTACACATGGACGAACAGGTTATTAGAATCTTTGCCGATCGAAAAGTGGGAGATCTCACCACCAGTTATAGGATCAAACGCTTTATGGCAAGCCGGTCATTTGCTGGTAAGTTTTTATTATCATTCTATACTAGTGATAAGAGGTCATCAACAAACCATTTTACAAAGCATACCGCTTAAGTTATATGGCCAGTTGTTCACACAGGATGCTCCGGCTACGGCAGTGGGCCAGGTGAACCCTTATCAACTTGCTGAAGATCTAAAAAAGATGCAGGAGCATTCGCTTACCATCATCAAAACGATCAATGAAGAGGAACTATTGACAGAGCTGGAGCCGACCGGCTTTGTTCACCCTGTTGCAAATAACAAACTAGGTGCACTAGATTGGAACATCAAACATACACTTTGGCATTGCGGACAATTAGCACTTATTAAACGGGTGATCGATGCGCGGTATCAATTTGATCTACAGCTGAAATAG
- a CDS encoding Crp/Fnr family transcriptional regulator, whose protein sequence is MNDLKIHLAANWKLKEEEIDIFLSASDLITLQKGEDFFLPGAVCDKIGLIKNGLMKCVLVENEKEVIFEFAYENSFIADYYSFVTGTPSTKVITCLEPTIAYVITRQKLRELSSRYPFMERMSMITNEQLFVRMHEKLTSLLLDSATVRYQKLITARQDLAQRIPQYLLASYLNIKPETISRIRKRMVKVLS, encoded by the coding sequence GTGAATGATCTAAAAATACATTTGGCCGCGAACTGGAAGCTGAAAGAGGAAGAGATAGACATTTTCCTTTCTGCATCTGACTTGATCACTTTACAGAAAGGTGAAGATTTTTTCTTACCGGGTGCAGTATGCGACAAGATCGGTTTAATAAAAAACGGATTAATGAAATGCGTTTTGGTTGAAAATGAGAAAGAAGTCATTTTTGAGTTCGCATATGAAAATAGCTTCATTGCAGATTATTACAGCTTTGTAACAGGTACGCCGTCAACTAAAGTCATCACTTGCTTGGAACCAACGATCGCTTACGTGATCACCAGACAAAAGTTGAGAGAGCTAAGCAGCAGATATCCGTTCATGGAGCGTATGAGCATGATAACGAATGAGCAGTTGTTTGTCAGAATGCATGAAAAGCTTACCTCGCTTCTGCTGGACTCGGCAACGGTTCGTTATCAAAAGTTGATCACGGCAAGGCAGGACCTGGCTCAGCGCATTCCGCAATATTTATTGGCTTCTTATTTAAATATCAAGCCTGAAACTATAAGCAGGATCCGCAAGCGAATGGTAAAAGTGCTTTCTTGA